A single Cucumis melo cultivar AY chromosome 4, USDA_Cmelo_AY_1.0, whole genome shotgun sequence DNA region contains:
- the LOC127148952 gene encoding uncharacterized protein LOC127148952 produces the protein MEVVDVEEIVAMFLHILAHDVKNRVIQWEFMQSDSRILLDAISRPNSLKVSKGYYYLVDARYPNAEGFLAPYRGQCYHLQERRGAENAPSTSKEFFNMKYSSAGNVIERAFGVLKGRWAILQGKSYYPVEVQCRTILACCLPHNLINRMLTNFDIEDNIDEVDFTCAATAADDIHYIETSNEWTQWRGKLAQEMFNE, from the exons ATGGAAGTCGTCGATGTTGAGGAGATTGTAGCAATGTTCCTCCACATCCTTGCGCATGACGTGAAAAATCGTGTCATTCAATGGGAGTTCATGCAGTCGG ATTCACGCATCCTCCTTGATGCCATTTCAAGACCTAATAGCCTGAAGGTGTCCAAGG GCTATTACTACCTGGTTGATGCCAGGTACCCAAATGCAGAGGGTTTTCTGGCACCCTATAGAGGCCAATGCTACCACTTGCAGGAACGGCGTGGCGCTGAAAATGCACCTTCAACAtcgaaagagttcttcaatatgaagTATTCGTCTGCTGGTAATGTAATCGAAAGAGCATTCGGTGTCTTGAAGGGTCGATGGGCGATATTGCAGGGAAAGTCATACTACCCTGTAGAAGTCCAATGTCGCACAATACTCGCATGTTGTCTCCCCCACAACCTTATTAATAGAATGTTGACAAATTTTGATATAGAAGACAACATAGATGAGGTTGATTTCACATGCGCGGCCACTGCCGCCgatgacatacattacatagagaCGTCTAATGAGTGGACTCAGTGGAGGGGCAAACTTGCTCAAGAAATGTTTAATGAATGA